In Lentibacillus amyloliquefaciens, one DNA window encodes the following:
- a CDS encoding type 1 glutamine amidotransferase domain-containing protein, whose amino-acid sequence MAKKIATVITDMFEDVEYTEPAKAFKDAGHEVITIGDEKGNEVTGKNNETTVTVDAGIDDVKPEEFDALFIPGGFSPDMLRADERFVTFAKQFMDDKKPVFSICHGAQLLINARSLDGRRATGFKSIRVDMENAGAEVLDQEVVVCGNQLVTSRDPNDIPAFNREALNVLSA is encoded by the coding sequence ATGGCTAAAAAAATAGCAACCGTTATAACAGATATGTTTGAGGATGTTGAATATACAGAACCGGCTAAAGCATTTAAAGATGCCGGACATGAAGTGATTACAATCGGTGATGAGAAAGGCAATGAAGTTACAGGCAAAAATAACGAAACAACTGTTACCGTTGATGCGGGAATCGATGACGTAAAACCTGAAGAATTCGATGCATTGTTCATTCCCGGCGGATTTTCACCGGACATGCTCCGTGCAGATGAACGATTCGTGACATTCGCTAAACAGTTTATGGACGACAAAAAGCCGGTATTCTCCATCTGCCATGGTGCACAACTCTTGATTAATGCAAGATCATTGGATGGACGCAGAGCAACTGGTTTCAAATCCATCCGTGTGGACATGGAAAATGCAGGTGCAGAAGTATTGGATCAGGAAGTCGTCGTATGCGGCAATCAGCTGGTGACAAGCCGCGATCCGAATGACATCCCGGCATTTAATAGAGAGGCATTGAACGTGTTAAGTGCTTGA
- a CDS encoding glycoside hydrolase family 18 protein, whose translation MQIHVVNQGDTLYQIADTYGTTPTALIDANELDAPNNLVVGQTLVIPIVGQFYFVQQGDSLYSIGQQFGLTAEQLAQINNIPVGGILSVGTQLYIPEQPKPDITSNAYIEPTGGEVSQTLINSAEKTTPYLTYLAPFSYQVSRDGTLTAPLLDNFVQIAENQNTSLMLVVTNLEQGEFSQELGHIILTVQAVQNTLLDNIINVANEVGFTDVHFDFEFLPPEDREAYNNFLRKAKQRLTDEDLLMSTALAPKTSAEQTGAWYEAHDYAAHGEIADFVVLMTYEWGYSYGPPLAVSPIDEVREVVNFALSVMPANKILLGQNLYGYDWTLPFVEGGDPAEAISPQEAITRARNQNVAIEFDEEAQAPFFTYTDAQGNNHEVWFEDARSIQAKFDMINELSLLGISYWKLGLAFPQNWLLLQDNFTIRKLN comes from the coding sequence TTGCAGATTCATGTGGTAAACCAAGGCGACACACTCTATCAAATTGCTGATACATACGGGACAACACCGACAGCTCTGATCGATGCAAACGAACTGGATGCACCGAATAACCTTGTCGTCGGCCAGACACTTGTCATTCCAATCGTGGGGCAATTTTATTTTGTGCAGCAAGGAGACAGCTTATATTCGATTGGCCAACAGTTTGGCTTGACCGCCGAACAGCTTGCACAAATCAACAATATCCCGGTGGGAGGAATATTATCTGTTGGGACACAACTTTATATACCCGAACAGCCAAAACCGGACATCACCTCAAATGCCTATATCGAACCGACTGGAGGAGAAGTTTCACAGACGTTAATCAATTCTGCAGAAAAAACAACGCCATATCTTACTTATCTTGCACCGTTCAGTTATCAAGTCAGCCGTGACGGGACCCTGACAGCCCCGCTCCTGGATAATTTTGTGCAAATTGCTGAAAACCAGAACACATCACTGATGCTCGTTGTCACCAACCTGGAACAAGGTGAATTCAGCCAGGAACTCGGCCACATTATTTTGACTGTCCAGGCCGTACAAAATACATTACTGGACAATATCATCAATGTGGCAAATGAGGTTGGGTTCACGGATGTTCACTTTGATTTTGAATTTCTGCCGCCGGAAGACCGTGAAGCCTATAATAACTTTTTGCGAAAAGCAAAGCAGCGCTTAACAGATGAAGATTTATTAATGTCTACTGCCCTTGCCCCCAAAACGAGTGCCGAACAAACAGGGGCATGGTACGAGGCACATGATTATGCAGCACACGGCGAGATTGCCGATTTTGTTGTACTGATGACGTACGAATGGGGCTACAGTTACGGACCGCCACTAGCTGTATCACCGATTGATGAAGTACGGGAAGTGGTTAACTTCGCATTGAGTGTCATGCCAGCCAATAAAATCTTGCTCGGACAAAACCTTTACGGCTATGATTGGACACTGCCTTTTGTAGAAGGAGGCGATCCTGCTGAAGCCATCAGCCCCCAGGAAGCTATCACACGCGCACGCAATCAAAATGTGGCTATCGAATTTGACGAGGAAGCACAGGCGCCCTTTTTTACGTATACCGATGCTCAGGGAAACAATCATGAAGTATGGTTTGAGGATGCACGGTCGATTCAGGCAAAATTCGATATGATCAACGAATTGAGTCTCCTGGGAATCAGCTACTGGAAATTAGGTCTTGCTTTCCCGCAAAACTGGCTGCTCCTGCAAGATAACTTTACAATCAGGAAATTGAATTAA
- the acsA gene encoding acetate--CoA ligase gives MDMQRIPAQDGTYNLQNYENMRKTFSWEDMKKHFSWNDTGKVNMAYEAVDRHAENPDKKDKAALLYSSPDREEKVTFNELSKQSNQFANVLKKYDVEKGDRIFMFMPRSPEFYAAFFGILKTGAIAGPLFEAFMEQAVRDRLEDSEASMLVTTPDLLERVPQDDLPDLKKIVLVGENNETSDKYIDYQQEMKEASTDFNIEWVDLEDGMLIHYTSGSTGKPKGVYHVHNAMIQHYATAEWVLDLQEDDVYWCTADPGWVTGTSYGIFAPWLYGVTNVVRGGRFSPDNWYGTIDKYNVSVWYTAPTALRKLVSAGEDAVKKHELSSLRHVMSVGEPLNPEVITWGLQAFDLRIHDTWWMTETGAQLIVNLPSQEIRPGSMGKPIPGVEASVVDNEGNEVPPNQMGNLAIKAPWPAMMRKIWKRPEKYESYFINGWYVSGDSAYMDEDGYFWFQGRLDDVINTSGERVGPFEVESKLIEHPAVAESGVIGKPDPERGEIVKAFITLNDGYEDSEELLEEVRQFVKTGLSAHAAPRELEIKDAIPKTRSGKIMRRLLKSWELGLPTGDTSTLEE, from the coding sequence ATGGATATGCAGCGTATACCTGCACAAGACGGCACGTACAATCTGCAAAACTATGAAAACATGCGTAAGACGTTTTCATGGGAGGATATGAAAAAGCATTTCAGCTGGAACGATACGGGTAAAGTCAACATGGCGTATGAAGCTGTTGACCGCCATGCAGAAAACCCGGATAAAAAAGACAAAGCTGCGTTATTGTATTCATCACCAGACCGTGAGGAAAAAGTAACGTTTAATGAATTAAGCAAACAGAGCAACCAGTTTGCTAATGTATTGAAAAAATATGACGTTGAAAAAGGCGATCGTATATTCATGTTTATGCCGAGAAGTCCGGAATTCTATGCGGCATTCTTCGGTATTTTAAAAACAGGAGCGATTGCCGGACCGCTGTTTGAGGCGTTTATGGAGCAGGCAGTCCGTGATCGGCTGGAAGATAGTGAAGCAAGCATGCTGGTTACCACACCTGATCTGCTTGAACGGGTACCGCAGGATGATTTGCCTGATCTGAAAAAAATCGTTCTTGTTGGTGAGAACAATGAAACGTCCGACAAATACATTGATTATCAGCAGGAAATGAAAGAAGCATCAACGGATTTTAATATTGAGTGGGTTGACCTTGAAGATGGCATGCTCATTCACTATACATCCGGATCCACAGGTAAGCCAAAAGGCGTTTATCATGTGCATAACGCAATGATCCAGCATTATGCCACTGCTGAGTGGGTACTGGATCTTCAGGAAGACGATGTATATTGGTGCACAGCAGACCCGGGCTGGGTAACCGGTACAAGTTATGGTATTTTTGCCCCGTGGCTCTATGGTGTGACAAATGTGGTGCGCGGCGGCCGCTTCAGCCCGGATAACTGGTATGGCACGATTGACAAATATAATGTTTCGGTCTGGTATACAGCACCTACCGCACTTCGTAAACTTGTCAGTGCCGGCGAAGATGCCGTGAAAAAACATGAACTTTCTTCATTGCGTCACGTCATGAGTGTCGGTGAGCCGTTGAATCCGGAAGTTATCACGTGGGGCTTGCAGGCGTTTGACCTTAGAATTCATGATACGTGGTGGATGACTGAAACAGGTGCACAGCTCATTGTTAATCTGCCATCACAGGAAATTCGCCCGGGGTCAATGGGTAAGCCGATTCCAGGGGTTGAAGCTTCGGTTGTTGATAATGAAGGAAATGAAGTGCCGCCAAATCAAATGGGCAATCTGGCAATTAAAGCACCATGGCCCGCCATGATGCGGAAAATTTGGAAGCGTCCGGAAAAATACGAAAGCTATTTTATCAATGGGTGGTATGTATCCGGTGACAGTGCTTATATGGACGAAGACGGCTACTTCTGGTTCCAGGGTCGGCTGGATGATGTCATCAATACATCCGGTGAACGTGTCGGACCATTTGAAGTCGAAAGCAAATTGATTGAGCATCCTGCCGTTGCGGAATCGGGCGTTATTGGTAAACCGGATCCAGAACGTGGTGAAATTGTCAAAGCATTTATTACACTGAATGATGGCTATGAAGATTCCGAGGAATTGCTTGAAGAGGTACGGCAATTTGTCAAAACAGGCCTGAGTGCGCATGCTGCACCAAGGGAGCTGGAAATCAAGGATGCTATTCCGAAAACGCGCAGTGGAAAAATCATGCGCCGTCTTCTGAAATCCTGGGAACTTGGTTTGCCAACAGGTGATACGTCAACACTTGAAGAATAA
- a CDS encoding isochorismatase family cysteine hydrolase — MDTSIDNSAILFVDIINDFDFDGSENLLQHTNDILPGLKKLRQFGKENDIPIIYVNDHYGLWQADFRKIIEHCQNSRNKHMIQALKPDDSDYFLIKPQHSAFFQTPLHALLNDLGKTHLIMAGIAGDICILFTAKDAYMYKYSMHIPENCMASEEKEGTEYALYLMRSVMDAIIEPI, encoded by the coding sequence ATGGATACTTCTATTGATAACAGTGCTATCCTATTTGTTGATATTATAAACGATTTTGACTTTGACGGCAGTGAAAATCTACTCCAACATACAAATGACATTTTACCCGGTTTAAAAAAGCTTCGTCAATTCGGTAAGGAAAATGATATACCTATCATCTACGTTAATGATCATTACGGTCTTTGGCAAGCGGATTTCCGAAAGATTATTGAACACTGCCAAAACAGCCGAAACAAACATATGATCCAGGCATTAAAACCGGATGATTCCGACTATTTCCTGATTAAACCACAACATTCGGCTTTTTTCCAGACGCCGCTTCACGCATTGTTAAATGATCTCGGCAAAACACATCTGATCATGGCAGGCATCGCTGGTGATATTTGTATTTTGTTTACAGCAAAAGATGCTTATATGTATAAATACTCCATGCACATCCCGGAAAATTGTATGGCTTCCGAGGAAAAGGAAGGAACAGAATATGCTCTCTACCTAATGCGTTCGGTCATGGATGCTATTATTGAGCCAATCTAA
- a CDS encoding sensor histidine kinase — protein sequence MLSAVICGHGYLWTDDYSLSLLLLLFITTDAAMTLPEKIFPYYLTMNIGLSVLFGMFTKGWLLEIIAISLLFTFLVLKLSRMNDERREQRDIYDQLLGEYRKLKRMNLAAEQNARLEERTKIARDLHDSVGHQLTALIMKLETLAIETKQSEYNILKQMASESLEETRQAVKALKTDENEGIATVIHLIRKLEAESHLLVQFTIRQGVLSVPLSNEKSVILYRVIQEALTNAMRHAQSREVHVTLGKSAVEEVSFEIANTIQHVKPFEYGFGLSNMEKRVEEIDGFLDVYQTDEKFVVKGTIPGS from the coding sequence ATGCTTTCTGCCGTTATATGCGGGCATGGTTATTTGTGGACTGATGATTATTCGCTTTCGCTGCTTCTTTTATTGTTTATCACAACTGATGCTGCCATGACTTTGCCTGAAAAAATATTCCCGTATTATTTGACGATGAATATTGGGTTATCAGTTTTGTTCGGTATGTTTACTAAGGGATGGCTGCTTGAAATCATTGCCATCAGCTTGCTTTTTACATTTTTGGTGCTGAAATTAAGTCGTATGAATGATGAACGACGTGAGCAAAGGGATATTTATGACCAGCTTCTGGGAGAATACAGAAAACTAAAACGAATGAATCTGGCTGCAGAGCAGAATGCTAGATTGGAAGAACGGACAAAAATTGCCCGTGATCTTCACGATTCTGTTGGGCATCAATTGACCGCACTGATTATGAAATTGGAAACGCTTGCCATTGAAACAAAACAATCAGAATATAATATATTAAAACAAATGGCCAGTGAAAGCTTGGAGGAAACAAGACAGGCAGTAAAGGCACTTAAAACAGACGAAAATGAAGGGATTGCAACAGTAATTCACTTGATACGCAAATTGGAGGCGGAAAGCCATTTGCTCGTTCAGTTTACCATCAGGCAGGGTGTTTTGTCGGTTCCGCTATCAAATGAGAAGAGTGTTATTTTATACCGCGTCATTCAGGAGGCGTTGACTAATGCTATGCGGCATGCCCAGTCAAGGGAAGTTCATGTCACGTTAGGGAAATCGGCGGTGGAAGAGGTTTCATTTGAAATTGCTAATACAATCCAGCATGTGAAGCCATTTGAATATGGATTCGGTCTGTCGAATATGGAAAAGCGAGTAGAGGAAATAGACGGATTTCTTGATGTGTACCAGACAGATGAAAAGTTTGTAGTTAAAGGAACAATACCAGGGTCATAA
- a CDS encoding deoxynucleoside kinase, producing the protein MPQVPFIAIEGPIGIGKTSLAKKLSVHFDFHLLKEIVEENPFLGKFYDDIEEWSFQTEMFFLCNRFKQLEDIEQKYLNQNKAVIADYHISKNMIFAKRTLQPDKFDKYEQIYHILTKDMPVPNIMIYLHASLDTVLKRIRLRGRDIEQNIKASYLSQLAQDYETYMNEFEVLHPDIPVIRINGDEMDFVNHQEDLENIINLVKQQMCNHKAISKQ; encoded by the coding sequence ATGCCACAGGTCCCATTCATTGCAATTGAAGGGCCAATTGGAATCGGAAAAACATCACTTGCAAAAAAACTTTCTGTCCATTTTGATTTCCACCTGTTAAAAGAAATCGTTGAAGAAAATCCGTTTCTCGGAAAATTTTATGATGATATTGAGGAATGGAGCTTTCAAACGGAAATGTTTTTTCTTTGCAATCGTTTCAAGCAATTGGAAGATATTGAGCAGAAATACCTGAACCAAAACAAAGCGGTTATAGCCGATTACCATATATCCAAAAACATGATTTTTGCCAAGCGCACACTACAACCGGACAAATTTGATAAATATGAACAGATTTACCATATATTAACAAAAGATATGCCGGTACCAAATATCATGATTTACTTACACGCCAGTCTTGACACGGTTTTAAAACGAATTCGGCTTCGCGGCAGGGATATCGAACAAAACATCAAAGCATCTTACTTATCACAGCTCGCCCAGGATTATGAAACTTACATGAATGAATTCGAGGTGCTCCATCCTGATATTCCGGTTATCCGGATCAACGGGGATGAAATGGATTTTGTTAATCACCAGGAAGATCTCGAAAATATTATTAATCTCGTGAAACAGCAAATGTGTAACCACAAAGCAATATCCAAACAATAA
- the serS gene encoding serine--tRNA ligase, whose product MLDMKHLRNNFAEVKEKLAHRGEDLSELERFGELDERRRTLISETETLKAKRNEASKQISSLKKEKKDAEPAIKEMREVGAQIKAFDSELKEIEETLETIMLSIPNIPHESVPIGEDEEDNVVARKWGDLPTFDFEEKPHWDIAADLDIIDFERAAKVTGSRFVFYKGLGTRLERALISFMMDLHADEHGYTEMMPPQIVNRTSLTGTGQLPKFEEDVFKLEEWDYFLIPTAEVPVTNFHRDEILNVDELPKKYAAYSANFRSEAGSAGRDTRGLIRQHQFNKVELVHFTKPEDSYDTLETLTNDAETVLQRLNLPYRVMSMCTGDLGFTAAKKYDIEVWIPSQETYREISSCSNFEDFQARRAGIRFRRDSNEKPEFVHTLNGSGLAVGRTVAAILENYQREDGLVVIPEVLRPYMGGKDILKA is encoded by the coding sequence ATGCTGGACATGAAACATTTACGGAATAATTTTGCTGAAGTAAAGGAAAAGCTGGCTCACCGCGGTGAGGACTTGTCAGAACTGGAACGATTCGGTGAACTGGATGAACGGCGCAGAACGTTAATTTCTGAAACAGAGACGCTAAAAGCAAAGCGCAATGAGGCATCGAAACAAATTTCCTCATTGAAAAAGGAAAAAAAGGATGCAGAACCGGCAATCAAAGAAATGCGTGAAGTCGGGGCACAAATTAAAGCATTTGATTCAGAACTGAAGGAAATTGAAGAAACACTGGAAACCATTATGCTTTCGATTCCGAATATCCCGCATGAAAGCGTCCCGATTGGTGAAGATGAAGAAGATAATGTCGTAGCACGCAAATGGGGCGATTTGCCAACATTTGATTTCGAGGAAAAACCGCACTGGGACATTGCAGCCGATTTGGATATTATTGACTTTGAACGGGCTGCCAAAGTAACCGGAAGCCGCTTCGTGTTTTACAAAGGACTTGGGACACGGCTGGAACGGGCATTAATCAGCTTTATGATGGATCTGCATGCGGATGAACATGGCTATACTGAAATGATGCCCCCGCAAATCGTTAATCGTACAAGTCTGACCGGGACCGGACAGCTTCCTAAATTTGAAGAAGATGTGTTTAAACTGGAAGAATGGGACTATTTTCTTATCCCTACGGCTGAAGTGCCGGTTACGAACTTTCACCGTGATGAAATACTAAATGTTGATGAGCTGCCGAAGAAGTATGCGGCTTACAGTGCAAATTTCCGATCGGAAGCAGGTTCTGCCGGACGTGATACACGCGGATTGATACGCCAGCACCAATTCAATAAAGTCGAACTGGTTCACTTTACGAAACCTGAAGATTCCTACGATACACTGGAAACACTGACAAATGATGCTGAAACAGTTCTGCAGCGCTTAAATCTGCCTTACCGTGTGATGAGTATGTGTACAGGAGATCTTGGCTTTACGGCTGCTAAAAAATATGACATTGAAGTGTGGATTCCGAGCCAGGAAACGTACCGTGAAATTTCTTCCTGCTCAAATTTCGAGGATTTTCAAGCAAGACGTGCCGGTATTCGTTTCCGCAGGGATTCAAATGAAAAGCCGGAATTTGTTCATACGTTGAATGGATCCGGTCTCGCCGTCGGACGTACTGTAGCCGCTATTTTGGAGAATTATCAGCGAGAAGATGGCTTAGTCGTAATCCCGGAAGTGTTGCGCCCATATATGGGTGGAAAGGATATTTTAAAGGCATAA
- the tadA gene encoding tRNA adenosine(34) deaminase TadA — MAKDAEYMREAIQQAKKAETMKEVPIGAVVVYQDEVIATGCNIRESSQTTLSHAELIAIEKANQKIGSWRLEDCTLYVTLEPCPMCAGAIVQSRIKRVVFGAPDPKAGCAGTLMNLLNDDRFNHQADVASGVLQAECSALLTDFFRKLRQTK, encoded by the coding sequence ATGGCAAAAGATGCTGAATACATGCGTGAAGCGATTCAACAAGCGAAAAAAGCTGAAACGATGAAGGAAGTTCCGATTGGGGCCGTTGTGGTTTATCAGGATGAGGTCATTGCAACGGGGTGCAATATACGGGAATCTTCACAGACAACTTTATCACATGCAGAGCTTATTGCAATTGAAAAAGCGAACCAAAAAATTGGCAGCTGGCGACTTGAAGACTGTACATTGTATGTCACGCTTGAACCCTGTCCGATGTGTGCCGGTGCAATTGTTCAGTCACGCATCAAACGGGTGGTCTTCGGTGCCCCAGATCCGAAAGCAGGCTGTGCGGGCACACTTATGAATTTGCTTAATGATGACCGTTTTAACCATCAGGCTGACGTTGCAAGCGGCGTCTTGCAAGCTGAATGCAGCGCGTTGCTGACGGATTTTTTCCGGAAACTGCGGCAAACGAAATAA
- a CDS encoding response regulator transcription factor yields MWRVLLVEDQAIVRQGLKVILEQDENINVVQEAENGEEAIAILEKHLIDFIMMDVRMPVMNGIEATRQIKQRWPDIKILILTTFNDDEYALEGLKEGANGFLLKTSESDKLIEAVYSCMSGGMTIHEEVAAKVMPRLLKRSKSEQTADVPLTERELVITKLIGEGWTNKEIAEELYLSIGTVKNYLTQILQKTGLRDRTQLAIYAVKHHITDD; encoded by the coding sequence ATGTGGCGTGTGCTCCTTGTCGAGGATCAAGCAATTGTCAGACAGGGTCTTAAAGTTATTTTAGAGCAGGATGAAAACATCAATGTGGTCCAGGAAGCGGAAAATGGCGAAGAAGCTATAGCAATACTGGAAAAACATCTCATCGATTTTATCATGATGGATGTGAGAATGCCGGTCATGAATGGCATTGAGGCGACAAGGCAAATAAAACAGCGATGGCCGGATATAAAGATTTTGATATTAACGACATTCAATGATGATGAGTATGCACTTGAGGGTTTGAAAGAAGGGGCGAATGGATTTTTGCTGAAAACCTCGGAATCCGATAAGTTAATCGAAGCCGTCTACAGCTGTATGAGCGGTGGAATGACCATTCATGAAGAGGTCGCTGCTAAAGTGATGCCGCGTCTTCTCAAGCGTTCAAAAAGCGAACAAACTGCAGATGTCCCCCTTACAGAACGGGAACTCGTTATTACAAAGCTTATTGGAGAAGGCTGGACTAACAAGGAAATTGCCGAGGAACTCTATTTATCCATCGGTACGGTAAAAAATTATTTGACGCAGATTTTACAGAAGACGGGATTGCGAGACAGGACGCAATTGGCCATCTATGCAGTGAAGCATCATATTACTGATGATTGA
- the proC gene encoding pyrroline-5-carboxylate reductase yields the protein MMMIEKMAFIGAGSMAESILTGILNSDILPKERIYITNKSDKERLAFLENTYAVQNNEDKNETVDGADIVVIAVKPHDVEAAVSSISDCLTPDQLVISVVAGVSTDTISKTLGNDIPVVRAMPNTSSAAGQSATAVARGPFAKDQHLETALALFNTIGTAIEVREEDMHTVTAISGSGPAYVYYLVEAMEKAAVDAGLGQETAQDLITQTIVGAGEMLKTSGLDPAELRENITSPGGTTQAGVEALGKHNFQEAIARCVESARERSIELGKKK from the coding sequence ATGATGATGATTGAAAAAATGGCGTTTATCGGTGCCGGATCAATGGCCGAATCAATTCTGACCGGAATTTTAAATAGTGACATTCTGCCGAAAGAGCGTATTTATATAACGAATAAGTCTGATAAAGAAAGGCTGGCATTTCTGGAAAATACATATGCCGTTCAAAATAATGAAGATAAAAACGAAACGGTGGATGGTGCTGATATCGTTGTAATCGCAGTCAAACCTCATGATGTGGAAGCTGCCGTGTCTTCGATCAGTGACTGTCTCACGCCGGACCAGTTGGTGATTTCAGTTGTCGCGGGTGTTTCTACCGATACAATATCCAAAACACTGGGCAATGACATACCAGTTGTCCGTGCGATGCCGAACACATCGTCAGCTGCCGGCCAATCTGCTACAGCTGTTGCTCGCGGGCCATTTGCCAAAGATCAACATTTGGAGACCGCTCTGGCATTATTTAATACGATTGGGACAGCGATTGAAGTGAGAGAGGAGGATATGCATACCGTGACCGCCATTTCCGGCAGCGGACCGGCTTATGTTTATTACTTAGTCGAGGCCATGGAAAAAGCAGCAGTGGACGCCGGATTGGGTCAGGAGACGGCACAAGACTTGATTACACAAACGATTGTCGGTGCCGGTGAGATGCTGAAAACATCCGGACTTGATCCAGCTGAGCTTCGTGAAAATATAACGAGTCCCGGCGGTACAACACAGGCAGGAGTCGAAGCGCTGGGCAAACACAACTTTCAGGAAGCAATTGCGCGATGTGTGGAAAGTGCACGGGAGCGTTCAATTGAATTAGGGAAGAAAAAGTGA
- a CDS encoding deoxynucleoside kinase, which yields MNLRDKYQIPHDSIITVAGTVGVGKSTMTTALANALNFKTSFEKVDTNPYLGKFYDDFERWSFHLQIYFLAERFKEQKKIFEYGGGFIQDRSIYEDTGIFAKMHYENGTMSKTDYETYTNLFEAMVMTPYFPHPDLLIYLEGSFDHIVERIHNRGREMEKNTPIAYWEELHNRYEEWINNFNACPILRIDISDYDLLKQDDSIEPVLEKISHFIQQSRKWKTREIIR from the coding sequence ATGAATTTACGTGATAAATACCAGATTCCGCATGACAGCATCATTACTGTTGCCGGTACTGTCGGGGTCGGCAAATCAACGATGACAACAGCTCTAGCCAATGCCCTGAACTTTAAAACATCCTTTGAAAAGGTTGACACAAATCCTTATCTGGGAAAATTCTATGATGATTTTGAACGTTGGAGTTTTCATCTGCAAATCTATTTTCTGGCTGAACGCTTCAAGGAACAAAAAAAGATTTTCGAATATGGCGGCGGCTTTATTCAGGATCGTTCGATTTATGAGGACACAGGGATTTTTGCCAAGATGCATTACGAAAATGGAACGATGTCCAAAACAGACTATGAAACCTATACAAACCTTTTTGAGGCAATGGTGATGACACCATATTTTCCACATCCCGATTTACTGATTTATTTAGAGGGTTCTTTTGATCACATAGTGGAGCGGATACATAACCGCGGCCGTGAAATGGAAAAAAACACACCAATTGCTTACTGGGAAGAATTGCACAACCGTTACGAAGAGTGGATCAACAACTTTAATGCTTGTCCGATATTGCGAATCGACATTTCTGATTATGATTTGCTGAAACAGGATGATTCCATTGAACCGGTCCTGGAGAAGATCAGCCACTTCATTCAGCAGTCACGGAAATGGAAAACGCGGGAAATAATAAGATGA
- a CDS encoding RNA polymerase sigma factor: MDEELITDWFEAYADDIYRFLVYYMSTPDVEDIVQDVFIKAIDRYDSFKGDSSPKTWLISIARNLAIDEARKSKRQDWRKLIKSYDYKTEASPEENQLANETRQQLHQAISKLKQDYQDVVILRGIEEMTVAETATILKWPDTKVRVTFHRALKSLKTKVKEGDYES; encoded by the coding sequence ATGGATGAGGAATTAATAACAGATTGGTTTGAAGCCTATGCTGATGATATCTACAGATTTCTTGTCTACTACATGTCAACACCAGATGTGGAAGATATCGTTCAGGATGTTTTTATAAAAGCAATAGATCGCTATGATTCCTTCAAAGGTGATTCAAGTCCAAAAACATGGCTCATATCCATTGCACGCAATCTTGCTATTGATGAAGCACGGAAAAGCAAACGGCAGGATTGGCGTAAATTGATTAAATCGTATGATTATAAAACAGAAGCATCCCCTGAGGAAAACCAATTAGCCAATGAAACAAGACAGCAATTGCATCAGGCTATTTCGAAATTGAAGCAGGATTATCAGGATGTCGTTATTCTGCGGGGGATTGAAGAAATGACAGTCGCTGAAACGGCCACTATTTTAAAATGGCCTGATACCAAGGTGCGCGTAACATTTCATCGGGCGTTAAAATCATTAAAAACGAAAGTGAAGGAGGGCGATTATGAATCATAA